In Pseudonocardia sp. C8, one genomic interval encodes:
- a CDS encoding aromatic ring-hydroxylating dioxygenase subunit alpha, which translates to MSETAVLTRSPGRSLPQAAYTDPDVFAADLEHVWATGWLFAGHTCELDRPGAYLTRDVARDRVIVVRGEDGALHAHHDVCAHRGSRLTGADRGCVRAFVCPYHQWVYGTDGRLRAARHMGPDFPVDDYRLAPVAVREIEGLVFVSLAQDPPDIAGFAAALGPQLAPHRLAGTRVEARLHYRVAANWKTLVENNRECYHCRGSHPEFTLSNFDLGVHGDVRSHPRYEAALAEARARWARRGLPGEEVSFPGGAWYRIARLPLRDGFVTESLDGRPVAPFLGGLTAEDAGSLRIVGLPDMWAHANCDYAVTTRLSPVDAGTTDVDVCFLVRAEAGELDVDALTAVWRATSEQDWELCENNYAGIASRGYRPGPLSPVVEASVEGFLSWYTAALERGRTPA; encoded by the coding sequence ATGTCTGAGACTGCCGTGCTCACCCGCAGCCCCGGACGGTCGCTGCCCCAGGCCGCCTACACCGACCCGGACGTGTTCGCCGCCGACCTGGAGCACGTCTGGGCGACCGGCTGGCTGTTCGCCGGTCACACCTGCGAGCTGGACCGCCCCGGGGCCTACCTGACCCGTGACGTCGCCCGGGACCGGGTGATCGTCGTCCGCGGCGAGGACGGCGCCCTGCACGCCCACCACGACGTGTGCGCGCACCGCGGCTCCCGGTTGACCGGTGCCGACCGCGGCTGCGTCCGGGCGTTCGTCTGCCCGTACCACCAGTGGGTGTACGGCACCGACGGCCGGCTGCGCGCGGCCCGGCACATGGGCCCGGACTTCCCGGTGGACGACTACCGGCTGGCCCCGGTCGCCGTCCGCGAGATCGAGGGCCTCGTGTTCGTCAGCCTGGCCCAGGACCCGCCGGACATCGCCGGGTTCGCCGCGGCGCTCGGCCCGCAGCTCGCCCCGCACCGGCTCGCCGGCACCCGGGTCGAGGCGCGCCTGCACTACCGGGTCGCGGCGAACTGGAAGACGCTCGTGGAGAACAACCGCGAGTGCTACCACTGCCGCGGCAGCCACCCGGAGTTCACGCTGTCCAACTTCGACCTGGGGGTGCACGGGGACGTGCGGTCCCACCCCCGCTACGAGGCCGCCCTGGCCGAGGCGCGGGCCCGCTGGGCCCGCCGCGGGCTTCCCGGCGAGGAGGTCAGCTTCCCGGGCGGTGCCTGGTACCGGATCGCCCGGCTGCCGCTGCGCGACGGCTTCGTCACCGAGTCCCTCGACGGGCGGCCGGTGGCCCCGTTCCTCGGCGGGCTCACCGCGGAGGACGCCGGCAGCCTGCGCATCGTGGGCCTGCCCGACATGTGGGCGCACGCCAACTGCGACTACGCGGTGACGACCCGGCTGTCCCCGGTGGACGCCGGCACGACCGATGTGGACGTCTGCTTCCTGGTGCGCGCCGAGGCCGGTGAGCTCGATGTGGACGCGCTCACCGCGGTCTGGCGCGCGACCTCCGAGCAGGACTGGGAGCTGTGCGAGAACAACTACGCCGGCATCGCCTCGCGCGGCTACCGGCCCGGGCCGCTCTCGCCGGTCGTCGAGGCCTCGGTCGAGGGGTTCCTGTCCTGGTACACCGCGGCCCTGGAACGGGGCCGCACCCCGGCGTGA
- a CDS encoding LysR substrate-binding domain-containing protein, with protein sequence MDVELRQLRVFLTVASELHFSRAAARLHVSQPALSQQIRTLEKALGTPLFDRTSRATELTPAGRVLLDAAPRVLFEAERARTRVAQAAEGASGLLVVGSVGTALASIAPRILRTVRARYPDLQMQVSQHDTAAQMVALAEERLDVGLVRAAAPTTAVTVEELVAEPLVAVLPGDHPLARHDTVDAGDLAGEAFVLWPRPLGSEFFDILTGYCRDHGFSPRIVAEGADIETQLSLVAAGIGVSLQPSYYANLRPPGVEFRPLSGDAPAVALQVAWRRRDRSAAVRHFVEAARVCAAG encoded by the coding sequence ATGGACGTCGAGCTGCGCCAGCTGCGGGTGTTCCTCACCGTCGCCTCGGAGCTGCACTTCAGCCGGGCCGCAGCGCGGCTGCACGTCAGCCAGCCGGCGTTGAGCCAGCAGATCCGGACCCTGGAGAAGGCGCTCGGCACGCCGCTGTTCGACCGCACCAGTCGTGCCACCGAGCTGACCCCGGCCGGACGGGTGCTGCTCGACGCCGCACCGCGGGTCCTGTTCGAGGCCGAACGGGCCCGGACCCGGGTCGCGCAGGCCGCCGAGGGCGCGAGCGGGCTGCTGGTCGTCGGCTCGGTCGGGACGGCGCTCGCCTCGATCGCCCCGCGGATCCTGCGCACCGTGCGGGCCCGCTACCCGGACCTGCAGATGCAGGTGTCCCAGCACGACACGGCCGCACAGATGGTCGCGCTGGCCGAGGAACGGCTCGACGTCGGCCTGGTCCGCGCGGCCGCGCCCACCACGGCCGTGACCGTCGAGGAGCTGGTCGCCGAGCCGCTGGTCGCCGTGCTGCCCGGCGACCACCCGCTGGCCCGGCACGACACCGTCGACGCCGGCGACCTCGCCGGCGAGGCGTTCGTGCTGTGGCCGCGGCCGCTGGGGTCGGAGTTCTTCGACATCCTCACCGGCTACTGCCGCGACCACGGGTTCAGTCCCCGCATCGTCGCCGAGGGTGCCGACATCGAGACCCAGCTCAGCCTCGTCGCGGCCGGGATCGGGGTGTCGTTGCAGCCGTCGTACTACGCCAACCTGCGGCCGCCCGGCGTCGAGTTCCGGCCGCTGTCCGGGGACGCGCCCGCCGTGGCGCTGCAGGTGGCGTGGCGCCGCCGGGACCGCTCCGCCGCCGTGCGGCACTTCGTCGAGGCGGCCCGGGTGTGCGCAGCC
- a CDS encoding alpha/beta fold hydrolase, which yields MASELLAAQEIQLHGQRVGYRETGRGRDRAVLLVHGLAGSSATWLPVLEPLGRHLHVIAPDLLGHGASDAPRSGDYSLGGFATDLRDLLVALDVERVTIVGHSFGGGVAMQFAHQFPERTERVVLVSSGGLGHDVALPLRAASLPGSGVVLRSAASLTPRWMRRTVHRIAHAVGSAPASDVDGVHAAWESFADHGARGAFVRTARGALEPSGQRLDGAQRLHLLSEVPVLLVGGDRDRVIPPEHTLAAHDRLPGSRLEIFHGAGHFPHAERPSRFAALVREFVDGTAPADSGRDAVRRRILGLPELPVPADA from the coding sequence ATGGCGAGCGAACTGCTTGCGGCGCAGGAGATCCAGCTGCACGGCCAGCGGGTCGGCTACCGCGAGACCGGCCGCGGCCGCGATCGGGCGGTCCTGCTCGTGCACGGCCTCGCGGGCAGCTCGGCGACCTGGTTGCCGGTGCTCGAGCCGCTGGGCCGGCACCTGCACGTGATCGCCCCGGACCTGCTCGGGCACGGCGCCAGCGACGCTCCCCGCAGCGGTGACTACTCGCTGGGCGGCTTCGCGACCGACCTGCGCGACCTCCTGGTCGCCCTGGACGTCGAGCGGGTGACGATCGTCGGGCACTCGTTCGGCGGCGGCGTGGCCATGCAGTTCGCGCACCAGTTCCCCGAGCGCACCGAGCGGGTGGTGCTGGTGTCGAGCGGCGGGCTGGGCCACGACGTCGCGCTGCCCCTGCGTGCGGCCAGCCTGCCGGGCTCCGGTGTCGTGCTGCGCTCGGCCGCCTCGCTGACCCCGCGCTGGATGCGCCGGACCGTGCACCGGATCGCGCACGCGGTGGGCAGCGCTCCCGCCTCCGACGTCGACGGCGTGCACGCGGCCTGGGAGTCGTTCGCCGACCACGGTGCCCGCGGCGCGTTCGTGCGCACCGCCCGCGGCGCCCTCGAACCGTCCGGGCAGCGGCTCGACGGCGCGCAGCGACTGCACCTGCTCTCCGAGGTGCCGGTGCTGCTGGTCGGCGGTGACCGGGACCGGGTGATCCCGCCGGAGCACACGCTGGCGGCGCACGACCGCCTGCCGGGCAGCCGTTTGGAGATCTTCCACGGGGCCGGGCACTTCCCGCACGCCGAACGGCCGTCGCGGTTCGCGGCGCTGGTGCGGGAGTTCGTCGACGGCACCGCGCCCGCCGACAGCGGCCGGGATGCGGTGCGGCGCCGGATCCTGGGGCTGCCGGAGCTCCCGGTTCCCGCCGACGCCTGA
- the solA gene encoding N-methyl-L-tryptophan oxidase, with the protein MNSDHPFVVVGCGGLGSAALYWLARSAAPYSSVLGLEQHALGHEHGASQDHSRIIRLVQHQDAYARLAPAAYDAWRQVESLSGQTLVTETGGLVIEDVEARRGLPTGGRDIDGYLEVAARHGVDLELLDAGALAARWPQFRLRGTERAVYQRRTGIVDARRANATHIALARGYGAEIREHTPVRDVHEAGSHVEVVTDDEVFRAEHVVVTVDARTNEVLDGLLELPLTVLQEQVTYYATPNLIDFSPGRFPVFMWHGADNFYGFPVYGEVATKLGQHMGGHEVTADTRSYDPDPVRRKRQAEFLAEHVPGMLGPELYTKTCLYTLPPDHHFVLGPVPGAPRVTVAVGAGHAFKFASLLGHVLAELATTGRTRHPIGEFALDRPALTDPGFARSFHV; encoded by the coding sequence GTGAACTCCGACCACCCGTTCGTCGTCGTCGGCTGTGGCGGCCTCGGCTCGGCCGCGCTGTACTGGCTGGCCCGCAGCGCCGCGCCGTACTCCTCGGTGCTCGGCCTCGAGCAGCACGCGCTCGGCCACGAGCACGGCGCCAGCCAGGACCACAGCCGGATCATCCGCCTCGTCCAGCACCAGGACGCCTACGCACGCCTCGCCCCCGCCGCCTACGACGCCTGGCGGCAGGTCGAGAGCCTGTCCGGCCAGACCCTGGTCACCGAGACCGGCGGGCTGGTGATCGAGGACGTCGAGGCGCGCCGCGGGCTGCCCACCGGCGGCCGCGACATCGACGGCTATCTCGAGGTCGCGGCGCGGCACGGGGTCGACCTCGAGCTGCTCGACGCCGGCGCGCTGGCCGCGCGCTGGCCGCAGTTCCGGCTCCGCGGCACCGAACGGGCCGTCTACCAGCGACGGACCGGCATCGTCGACGCGCGCCGGGCGAACGCCACGCACATCGCGCTGGCCCGCGGGTACGGCGCGGAGATCCGCGAGCACACCCCCGTCCGGGACGTGCACGAGGCCGGGTCGCACGTCGAGGTCGTCACCGACGACGAGGTGTTCCGCGCCGAGCACGTCGTCGTCACCGTGGACGCGCGCACCAACGAGGTGCTCGACGGGTTGCTCGAGCTGCCGCTGACCGTCCTCCAGGAGCAGGTGACCTACTACGCGACCCCGAACCTGATCGACTTCTCGCCGGGTCGCTTCCCGGTGTTCATGTGGCACGGCGCCGACAACTTCTACGGCTTCCCGGTGTACGGCGAGGTCGCCACCAAGCTCGGCCAGCACATGGGCGGCCACGAGGTCACCGCCGACACCCGGAGCTACGACCCGGACCCGGTGCGCCGCAAGCGTCAGGCGGAGTTCCTGGCCGAGCACGTGCCCGGCATGCTCGGGCCCGAGCTGTACACGAAGACCTGCCTGTACACGCTCCCGCCGGACCACCACTTCGTGCTGGGGCCGGTGCCGGGAGCGCCGCGGGTGACCGTCGCGGTCGGGGCCGGGCACGCGTTCAAGTTCGCCTCGCTGCTCGGCCACGTCCTCGCCGAGCTGGCCACGACCGGCCGCACCCGGCACCCGATCGGCGAGTTCGCGCTCGACCGGCCGGCCCTGACCGACCCCGGGTTCGCGAGGTCGTTCCATGTCTGA